Proteins from one Arthrobacter sp. DNA4 genomic window:
- a CDS encoding cold-shock protein, with translation MAQGTVKWFNAEKGFGFITPDDSDGDVFVHYSEIQTGGFKTLDENQRVQFEIGQGAKGPQATGVTLV, from the coding sequence ATGGCACAGGGAACCGTCAAGTGGTTCAACGCTGAAAAGGGCTTCGGCTTCATCACCCCGGACGACTCCGATGGCGATGTCTTCGTTCACTACTCCGAGATCCAGACCGGCGGCTTCAAGACCCTCGACGAGAACCAGCGCGTTCAGTTCGAAATCGGCCAGGGTGCCAAGGGCCCCCAGGCAACCGGCGTAACTCTGGTCTAG
- a CDS encoding bifunctional lysylphosphatidylglycerol flippase/synthetase MprF — MWAAVGRPAVQQALGTLKSMPFTLGVVVAFLAAAALTGSFLDGPPEQLLGLASVSGPGLREGQWWSLFTSLFFATNPLAYLTASLMIVLLLGLAERKLGRRAAVGLFFGGQFAAVTVFLLVTQLAGYVGDGWLDKMVNDSLIGPYAPVLTAGLAASARITLLWQRRLRTVVLSISILLVLYVGHAETIIGLIGALLGLLAGWWIQGDQGRLHRHRSTGRETRNLLALTVAVFAVGPILTGITRAPTGPLALLRDVVLSPMPTLSQLVFNCGATVDASCLETGRAGFAGPFGLALAVVPVILLLICADGMRRGRRLALNIALAIQLAVTALAAVYLALFALVPSRLQGTHATPLSSAFAHVLPLVVVPLLLAVVLWLNRRQFRVQTRPGARRTLGAVVCGTWLVLASSYTVAWFSSGGLARDGGLLGLFAELARQYVPVPIPQHFRRVFPEQDSAEALLFAYSGPIFWLVALVAVWWVLVSRHHGLNFGKQDRDRARQLLHQGGGPLSWMALWEPNTYWFSPDGAGAMAFQQHGTVALTLGGAFGERKAEQRVTEGFLDYCRSQALIPALYSCDDTLWPALRERGFSRVAVAQETRLALDQLEFKGKEWQNVRTALNRAAKLGVHAVWGSYHSLTAALRSRLNEVSEEWAVSKSVPEMGFTLGGVDELDDEEVLCCLAVDGNGAVHGVTSWLPVYDGGRLVSRTLDVMRRGSEGFPGVMEFLIASAVLELRDSVDMISLSGSPLASRPEDAAQGDAAGDAEREEDAAAADEGAQNLVRILDLVGHALEPVYGFRSLAAFKSRFKPEYRALYLYYQDPLHLPAIGRALTRAYLPGLSLAQGARLVRKLVT, encoded by the coding sequence ATGTGGGCCGCCGTCGGGCGCCCGGCCGTCCAGCAGGCACTGGGCACGCTGAAATCGATGCCCTTCACACTTGGCGTGGTGGTTGCCTTCCTGGCGGCCGCCGCACTGACCGGGAGCTTCCTGGATGGACCGCCCGAGCAACTCCTGGGGCTGGCGTCCGTCAGCGGGCCTGGCCTGCGCGAGGGGCAGTGGTGGTCGCTCTTCACCAGCCTGTTCTTCGCCACAAACCCGCTGGCCTACCTCACCGCGTCGCTGATGATTGTCCTGCTGCTCGGACTCGCCGAGCGCAAGCTGGGCCGGCGTGCCGCCGTCGGACTCTTCTTTGGCGGGCAGTTTGCCGCCGTCACGGTGTTCCTCCTGGTGACCCAGCTGGCGGGGTACGTGGGGGACGGCTGGCTGGACAAAATGGTGAATGACAGCCTCATCGGGCCCTATGCGCCGGTGCTGACGGCGGGCCTTGCCGCCAGTGCGCGGATCACGCTGCTGTGGCAGCGACGGCTCCGTACCGTGGTGCTGTCCATCTCGATCCTGCTGGTCCTCTACGTAGGTCACGCCGAGACCATTATTGGGCTCATCGGTGCCCTTCTTGGCCTCCTGGCAGGCTGGTGGATCCAGGGGGACCAGGGACGGCTCCATCGCCACCGGTCCACCGGCCGCGAGACCAGGAACCTCCTGGCCCTCACCGTTGCCGTCTTTGCCGTGGGCCCCATCCTGACGGGAATCACCCGCGCACCCACCGGCCCGCTGGCACTCCTGCGGGACGTCGTGCTGAGTCCGATGCCCACGCTCAGCCAGCTCGTGTTCAACTGTGGCGCCACCGTTGATGCCTCCTGCCTCGAAACAGGCAGGGCAGGATTCGCCGGACCGTTCGGCCTGGCGCTGGCAGTGGTGCCGGTCATCCTGCTGCTGATCTGCGCGGACGGCATGCGCCGGGGCCGCCGGCTCGCGCTTAACATCGCCTTGGCCATCCAGCTGGCTGTCACGGCGCTGGCAGCGGTCTACCTGGCCCTGTTCGCCCTGGTTCCCTCGCGCCTCCAGGGCACGCATGCAACGCCGCTGTCCTCGGCCTTCGCCCACGTCCTTCCACTCGTGGTTGTTCCCCTGCTGCTTGCGGTGGTCCTGTGGCTGAACCGCCGCCAGTTCCGCGTGCAGACCCGGCCGGGTGCCCGGCGCACCCTCGGGGCCGTGGTCTGCGGAACATGGCTTGTCCTGGCCAGTTCCTACACCGTGGCCTGGTTCTCGTCCGGCGGCCTGGCCCGCGACGGCGGGCTGCTGGGCCTTTTCGCGGAGTTGGCCCGGCAGTATGTTCCGGTGCCCATACCCCAGCATTTCCGCCGGGTCTTCCCGGAACAGGACAGCGCCGAAGCCCTCCTGTTCGCCTACTCGGGGCCAATCTTCTGGCTCGTGGCCCTGGTGGCCGTGTGGTGGGTACTCGTGAGCCGGCACCACGGCCTGAACTTCGGTAAGCAGGACCGCGACCGCGCGCGGCAGCTGCTCCACCAGGGCGGCGGCCCGCTGTCCTGGATGGCGCTGTGGGAGCCCAACACGTACTGGTTCAGCCCGGACGGGGCGGGTGCCATGGCCTTCCAGCAGCACGGGACGGTGGCACTGACCCTGGGCGGCGCCTTTGGGGAGCGCAAGGCGGAGCAGCGCGTGACGGAGGGTTTCCTGGACTACTGCCGCAGCCAGGCGCTGATCCCCGCGCTGTATTCCTGCGACGACACGCTGTGGCCGGCGCTCAGGGAACGTGGCTTCTCCCGGGTGGCCGTGGCCCAGGAGACGCGTCTTGCGCTGGACCAGCTGGAGTTCAAGGGAAAGGAATGGCAGAACGTCAGGACGGCCCTGAACCGTGCCGCCAAGCTGGGGGTGCACGCGGTCTGGGGCTCATACCATTCGCTGACGGCCGCACTACGGTCCCGGTTGAACGAAGTGTCCGAGGAATGGGCGGTAAGCAAATCCGTTCCCGAAATGGGCTTCACGCTTGGGGGAGTGGACGAACTCGATGACGAGGAAGTCCTCTGCTGCCTGGCCGTGGACGGCAACGGTGCGGTCCACGGCGTGACCAGCTGGCTTCCGGTGTACGACGGCGGGCGGCTGGTCAGCCGGACGCTGGACGTTATGCGCAGGGGCAGTGAGGGCTTTCCCGGCGTCATGGAGTTCCTGATCGCCTCGGCTGTCCTTGAGCTGCGCGATTCCGTGGACATGATCTCGCTGTCCGGCTCGCCCCTGGCGAGCCGTCCGGAGGATGCAGCCCAAGGGGACGCAGCAGGGGACGCCGAAAGGGAGGAAGACGCAGCCGCGGCCGACGAGGGCGCGCAGAACCTCGTAAGGATCCTGGACCTGGTGGGGCACGCGCTTGAGCCCGTCTATGGCTTCCGCTCCCTGGCAGCCTTCAAATCCCGGTTCAAGCCCGAGTACCGGGCCCTGTACCTGTACTACCAGGACCCGCTGCACCTGCCTGCCATCGGGAGGGCGCTGACGCGCGCCTACCTGCCGGGGCTTTCCCTTGCACAGGGCGCCCGCCTGGTCCGCAAATTAGTGACCTGA
- a CDS encoding esterase family protein has translation MDWFSDIRLTDGPLYGTVLVLGVGGAAYLLVPPRRASMTSVHRARTWALRILLAAAAAFALVATVHWALINVFTVFPEDLPNPVLLWLVPGVAAVLLGLLRLSRTGWRGRGAGILAALLVVLLSAIQINAYFGLNRTVSDLLGTALARIPVLEQDVMRHAGESDGVPLQGWKPEGELPAGGELRKSAIPGTASGMATRDAFIYLPPAYFAANRPALPVLVLVAGQPGGPADWLTGGAIRGHMDSFAAAHGGVAPVVVIPDPNGSQSANTMCMDSRIAKADTYLSQDVPRWISSTLAVDTNHSHWAVGGFSFGGTCAVQMGTRHPDIYADVLAFSSEAEPAIAKERQKTIDAAFPGNPEEFTKQTPLEIMKHQRFESSGMYLTAGQNDPEFVGNLRTLAAAAENAGFTVQAHEVEHTGHSWDTSSKRFADALQFLGSQWGLQW, from the coding sequence GTGGACTGGTTTTCAGACATCCGGCTCACGGACGGACCACTGTATGGAACCGTCCTGGTATTGGGAGTTGGCGGCGCAGCCTATCTCCTGGTGCCGCCCCGGCGTGCCTCCATGACTTCCGTGCACCGGGCCCGGACTTGGGCGCTGCGCATCCTCCTTGCTGCCGCCGCCGCGTTCGCGCTGGTGGCCACGGTGCACTGGGCCCTCATCAATGTCTTCACTGTTTTCCCGGAGGACCTGCCGAATCCGGTACTGCTGTGGCTGGTCCCCGGAGTGGCGGCAGTCCTCCTGGGCCTGCTCCGCCTGTCCAGGACGGGCTGGCGCGGACGCGGGGCCGGAATCCTCGCCGCGCTGCTGGTGGTACTGCTCTCAGCAATCCAGATCAACGCCTACTTTGGCCTGAACAGGACGGTAAGCGACCTTTTGGGAACGGCCCTGGCCCGGATACCGGTCCTCGAGCAGGACGTCATGCGGCACGCCGGCGAATCTGACGGTGTCCCGCTCCAGGGCTGGAAGCCCGAGGGGGAGTTGCCGGCCGGAGGCGAGCTGCGGAAGTCCGCTATCCCGGGAACAGCCTCGGGAATGGCCACGCGGGATGCCTTCATCTACCTTCCCCCTGCCTATTTTGCTGCCAACAGGCCGGCGCTGCCCGTGCTGGTACTGGTGGCCGGGCAGCCCGGCGGCCCGGCGGACTGGCTCACCGGTGGCGCAATCCGCGGCCATATGGATTCATTCGCCGCCGCACACGGCGGGGTGGCCCCCGTGGTGGTCATCCCGGACCCGAACGGATCGCAGTCCGCAAACACCATGTGCATGGACAGCCGCATCGCCAAGGCAGACACCTACCTGTCCCAGGACGTGCCCCGCTGGATCAGTTCCACCCTGGCGGTGGACACCAACCACAGCCACTGGGCCGTGGGCGGGTTCTCCTTCGGCGGCACCTGCGCAGTGCAGATGGGAACACGGCATCCGGACATCTACGCGGACGTGCTGGCATTTTCCAGCGAGGCCGAACCCGCCATTGCCAAGGAACGGCAGAAGACCATCGACGCCGCCTTTCCTGGAAACCCCGAAGAATTCACCAAGCAGACTCCACTGGAGATCATGAAACACCAACGGTTCGAGTCCAGTGGCATGTACCTTACGGCAGGCCAAAACGATCCGGAGTTCGTGGGGAACCTCCGGACACTGGCCGCTGCGGCAGAGAACGCGGGCTTCACCGTGCAGGCACACGAGGTGGAGCACACCGGTCACTCCTGGGATACCTCGTCCAAGCGCTTTGCGGACGCACTGCAGTTCCTGGGCAGCCAATGGGGCCTGCAGTGGTGA
- a CDS encoding DUF2550 domain-containing protein, which produces MDAPGISFIALAIAFGLLIFALCLSGVRRFNLRRALGTVDASICVAGNSWQMGVCRYQDNDLEWFRLISLSVRPKYTFKRSSLELLGRRKPTEAEAVKVQPDVVIVELRYEGQDLHFAMKFDAYTGLSSWLEAGPVIGVGTWR; this is translated from the coding sequence ATGGACGCACCGGGTATTTCGTTCATCGCACTGGCAATCGCGTTCGGATTGCTGATCTTTGCACTGTGCCTTTCGGGGGTGCGCCGCTTCAACCTGCGGCGTGCCCTCGGCACGGTGGACGCCTCCATTTGCGTAGCTGGAAACAGCTGGCAGATGGGGGTTTGTCGTTATCAGGACAACGACCTTGAATGGTTCAGGCTCATCTCCTTGAGCGTCCGGCCCAAGTACACCTTCAAACGCAGCTCCCTGGAGCTCCTGGGGCGCAGGAAACCCACCGAAGCTGAAGCCGTCAAGGTTCAGCCGGATGTGGTGATCGTCGAACTCCGGTACGAGGGGCAGGACCTCCACTTCGCCATGAAATTCGACGCCTACACGGGTCTTTCCTCCTGGCTGGAAGCGGGTCCGGTCATCGGCGTGGGGACCTGGCGCTAG
- a CDS encoding F0F1 ATP synthase subunit epsilon: MAELEVEIVAADHFVWSGAAKMVKARTSDGEIGILPGHSPLLAILAEGELAIQPVSGDRIAVDVDGGFFSVDNNRVVIVADNAQLGGSATAGIR, from the coding sequence ATGGCTGAGCTTGAGGTTGAGATTGTCGCAGCGGACCACTTTGTGTGGTCCGGAGCGGCCAAGATGGTCAAGGCCCGCACCAGCGATGGTGAAATCGGAATCCTGCCCGGCCACTCGCCCCTGCTGGCGATCCTGGCCGAGGGTGAACTGGCAATCCAGCCGGTATCCGGGGACCGTATTGCGGTAGATGTGGACGGTGGATTCTTCTCCGTTGACAACAACCGCGTGGTTATCGTTGCTGACAACGCCCAGCTGGGCGGCTCGGCTACCGCTGGGATCCGCTAG
- the atpD gene encoding F0F1 ATP synthase subunit beta: MTATATEHVAATSGATGRIARVIGPVVDVEFPADAIPSIYNALTTEITLNGETKTITFEVALHLGDNLIRAISLQATDGLVRGTGVVDTGAPISVPVGDGVKGHIFNVLGQPLDVAESELDVSERWPIHRKAPSFASLEGSTEMLETGIKVIDLLTPYIKGGKIGLFGGAGVGKTVLIQEMITRVARNFGGTSVFAGVGERTREGNDLWVEMEEAGVLKDTALVFGQMDEPPGTRLRVALSALTMAEYFRDVQNQDVLLFIDNIFRFTQAGSEVSTLLGRMPSAVGYQPNLADEMGLLQERITSTKGHSITSMQAIYVPADDYTDPAPATTFAHLDATTELSREIASRGLYPAVDPLTSTSRILDPQYIGKDHYNTAVRVKQILQKNKELQDIIAILGVDELSEEDKIVVSRARRIQQFLSQNTYTAKQFTGVEGSTVSIKDTVEGFAAICDGELDHIAEQAFFNVGGLDDVERQWAKIQEQTK; the protein is encoded by the coding sequence ATGACTGCCACTGCTACCGAACACGTAGCCGCAACGTCCGGTGCAACCGGCCGTATTGCGCGCGTAATCGGCCCGGTTGTCGACGTCGAATTCCCGGCTGACGCAATCCCGTCGATCTATAACGCCCTCACCACCGAGATCACTCTCAACGGTGAGACCAAGACCATTACCTTCGAAGTTGCGCTGCACCTCGGCGACAACCTCATCCGCGCCATCTCGCTGCAGGCAACCGACGGCCTGGTCCGCGGCACCGGCGTCGTTGACACCGGTGCCCCGATCTCCGTTCCCGTTGGTGACGGCGTCAAGGGCCACATCTTCAACGTGCTGGGCCAGCCCCTGGACGTTGCCGAGTCCGAGCTGGATGTCAGCGAACGCTGGCCCATCCACCGCAAGGCTCCCAGCTTCGCTTCGCTCGAAGGTTCCACCGAGATGCTGGAGACCGGCATCAAGGTCATCGACCTCCTCACCCCGTACATCAAGGGTGGAAAGATCGGCCTGTTCGGCGGCGCCGGCGTGGGCAAGACCGTTCTGATCCAGGAAATGATCACCCGTGTTGCCCGCAACTTCGGTGGTACTTCCGTGTTCGCCGGTGTTGGCGAGCGTACCCGTGAGGGCAACGACCTCTGGGTGGAAATGGAAGAGGCAGGCGTCCTCAAGGACACCGCCCTTGTATTCGGCCAGATGGATGAGCCGCCGGGAACGCGCCTGCGCGTGGCCCTGTCCGCGCTGACCATGGCGGAGTACTTCCGCGATGTGCAGAACCAGGACGTGTTGCTCTTCATCGACAACATCTTCCGCTTCACCCAGGCAGGCTCCGAGGTTTCCACGCTGCTGGGCCGCATGCCTTCGGCCGTGGGCTACCAGCCCAACCTGGCGGATGAGATGGGCCTCCTGCAGGAGCGCATTACCTCCACCAAGGGCCACTCCATCACCTCGATGCAGGCCATCTACGTTCCCGCAGATGACTACACCGACCCGGCTCCGGCCACGACCTTCGCACACCTCGACGCGACCACGGAACTTTCCCGTGAAATCGCCTCCCGTGGTCTGTACCCGGCCGTTGACCCGCTGACGTCGACTTCCCGCATCCTGGATCCCCAGTACATCGGCAAGGACCACTACAACACGGCTGTCCGTGTGAAGCAGATCCTGCAGAAGAACAAGGAACTCCAGGACATCATCGCCATCCTCGGTGTCGATGAACTCTCCGAGGAAGACAAGATCGTCGTGTCGCGTGCACGCCGCATCCAGCAGTTCCTGTCGCAGAACACCTACACCGCCAAGCAGTTCACCGGCGTCGAGGGCTCCACGGTTTCCATCAAGGACACCGTTGAAGGCTTCGCAGCCATCTGCGACGGCGAACTCGACCACATCGCAGAGCAGGCCTTCTTCAACGTTGGCGGCCTCGATGACGTTGAGCGCCAGTGGGCCAAGATCCAGGAACAGACCAAGTAA
- a CDS encoding F0F1 ATP synthase subunit gamma, translating into MGAQIRVYRQKISSTTSMRKIFKAMELIATSRIGKARARVAASLPYANAITRAVSAVASQSEIDHPLTTEPEQIRRAAVLVITSDRGLAGSYSASVLKQAEGLFELLHDEGKEVKTYLVGRKAQAYFEFRNREYARVWTGGTDAPEFATAREIGEALLSDFATDFEEGGVDEIHVVYTRFKSMVTQEPTVIRLLPLEVVEEQAASESELLPLYEFEPETERVLDALLPRYIESRIFAAMLQAAASELAARQRAMKSAGDNATDLIKKYTRLRNTARQAEITQELSEIVAGADALAS; encoded by the coding sequence ATGGGAGCCCAGATCCGGGTCTACCGCCAGAAGATCAGCTCGACCACGTCGATGCGCAAGATCTTCAAGGCGATGGAACTGATCGCTACCTCGCGCATCGGGAAGGCCCGTGCGCGCGTAGCAGCTTCACTGCCTTACGCGAACGCGATCACGCGCGCCGTTTCTGCTGTCGCCAGCCAAAGCGAAATCGACCACCCGCTGACCACTGAGCCGGAGCAGATCCGCCGTGCCGCCGTCCTGGTAATTACCTCGGACCGTGGCCTGGCAGGTTCCTACTCCGCCAGTGTGCTCAAGCAGGCGGAAGGTCTCTTCGAGCTGCTCCACGACGAAGGCAAGGAAGTCAAGACCTACCTCGTGGGCCGCAAGGCCCAGGCGTACTTCGAATTCCGGAACCGCGAATATGCGCGGGTCTGGACCGGAGGAACCGACGCTCCAGAGTTCGCCACCGCCCGTGAAATCGGCGAGGCGCTGCTGTCAGATTTCGCAACTGACTTCGAAGAGGGCGGCGTGGACGAAATCCACGTTGTCTACACCCGCTTCAAGTCCATGGTTACCCAGGAGCCGACGGTCATCCGCCTGCTCCCGCTGGAAGTAGTGGAAGAACAGGCTGCTTCCGAATCGGAGCTCCTGCCGCTGTACGAGTTCGAGCCGGAGACGGAGCGTGTCCTTGACGCCCTGCTGCCGCGCTACATCGAATCCCGTATCTTCGCAGCCATGTTGCAGGCGGCAGCTTCCGAGCTTGCAGCCCGCCAGCGGGCGATGAAGTCCGCAGGCGACAACGCAACGGACCTGATCAAGAAGTACACGCGCCTGCGCAACACAGCCCGCCAGGCCGAAATCACGCAGGAGCTCTCCGAGATTGTTGCAGGTGCCGACGCCCTCGCGTCGTAG
- the atpA gene encoding F0F1 ATP synthase subunit alpha → MAELTINADDVRNALNEFAASYEPGNAERVEVGRVTTAGDGIARVEGLPSVMANELLRFEDGTLGLAQNLDVREIGVIILGDFQGIEEGQEVHRTGQVLSVPVGDAFLGRVVDPLGQPMDDLGEIKAETTRALELQAPGVTQRKSVHEPMQTGLKAIDAMIPIGRGQRQLIIGDRQTGKSAIAIDTIINQKANWASGDVTKQVRCIYVAIGQKASTIAAIRQTLEDNGALEYTTIVASPASDPAGFKYLAPYAGSAIGQHWMYGGKHVLIVFDDLSKQAEAYRAVSLLLRRPPGREAYPGDVFYLHSRLLERCAKLSDELGAGSMTGLPLIETKANDVSAYIPTNVISITDGQIFLQSDLFNANQRPAVDVGVSVSRVGGAAQVKSMKKVSGTLKLDLAQYRDMQAFAMFASDLDAASRQQLTRGARLMELLKQGQYSPFPVEDQVVSIWAGTNGYLDDVPVEDISRFEAEFLEHLRHKSSILTTLAQTNVLDDDTVAALKSSIVDFKKGFFGEGDNHLVGAGHEEHDAISEGEVDQEKIVKQKR, encoded by the coding sequence ATGGCCGAATTGACCATCAACGCCGACGACGTCCGTAATGCGTTGAACGAGTTCGCGGCGTCCTACGAACCCGGAAACGCAGAGCGCGTAGAGGTTGGCCGTGTAACGACCGCAGGTGACGGCATCGCCCGTGTTGAGGGCCTTCCCTCGGTCATGGCGAACGAGCTTCTTCGCTTCGAAGACGGCACGCTGGGCCTGGCCCAGAACCTTGACGTCCGCGAGATCGGTGTCATTATCCTCGGTGACTTCCAGGGCATCGAGGAAGGCCAGGAAGTGCACCGGACCGGGCAGGTTCTGTCCGTTCCGGTTGGCGACGCCTTCCTCGGCCGCGTGGTTGACCCCTTGGGCCAGCCCATGGACGACCTGGGCGAGATCAAGGCTGAGACCACCCGTGCCCTGGAACTTCAGGCGCCCGGCGTGACCCAGCGCAAGTCGGTTCACGAACCGATGCAGACCGGCCTGAAGGCCATCGACGCGATGATCCCGATCGGCCGCGGCCAGCGCCAGCTGATCATCGGCGACCGCCAGACCGGCAAGTCCGCCATCGCGATCGACACGATCATCAACCAGAAGGCCAACTGGGCTTCGGGCGATGTCACCAAGCAGGTCCGCTGCATCTACGTCGCCATTGGCCAGAAGGCGTCCACCATCGCCGCCATCCGCCAGACCCTCGAGGACAACGGCGCGCTTGAGTACACCACCATTGTGGCCTCTCCCGCGTCCGACCCCGCAGGCTTCAAGTACCTGGCACCGTACGCGGGCTCGGCCATTGGCCAGCACTGGATGTACGGCGGCAAGCACGTCCTGATCGTGTTCGATGACCTGTCCAAGCAGGCCGAGGCATACCGCGCCGTGTCGCTGTTGCTCCGCCGCCCGCCGGGACGCGAAGCCTACCCGGGCGATGTCTTCTACCTGCACTCCCGCCTTCTGGAGCGTTGCGCCAAGCTCTCCGACGAGCTCGGTGCCGGTTCCATGACGGGCCTGCCGTTGATCGAGACCAAGGCGAACGACGTGTCCGCCTACATCCCGACCAACGTCATCTCCATCACCGACGGCCAGATCTTCCTGCAGTCGGACCTCTTCAACGCCAACCAGCGCCCCGCTGTTGACGTGGGTGTCTCGGTGTCCCGCGTTGGCGGTGCCGCCCAGGTGAAGTCCATGAAGAAGGTCTCCGGTACCTTGAAGCTGGACCTTGCCCAGTACCGCGACATGCAGGCGTTCGCGATGTTCGCATCCGACCTGGATGCAGCGTCCCGCCAGCAGCTGACCCGTGGCGCCCGCCTGATGGAACTGCTCAAGCAGGGCCAGTACTCGCCGTTCCCGGTCGAGGACCAGGTTGTGTCCATCTGGGCCGGCACCAACGGTTACCTGGATGACGTCCCGGTCGAGGACATCAGCCGCTTTGAAGCCGAGTTCCTGGAGCACCTCCGCCACAAGTCCTCGATCCTGACCACGCTGGCCCAGACCAACGTACTGGACGATGACACCGTTGCCGCTCTGAAGTCCTCAATCGTGGACTTCAAGAAGGGCTTCTTCGGCGAGGGTGACAACCACCTGGTAGGCGCCGGCCACGAGGAGCATGACGCTATCTCCGAGGGCGAAGTCGACCAGGAAAAGATCGTCAAGCAGAAGCGCTAG
- a CDS encoding F0F1 ATP synthase subunit delta → MAGVSSESLATALGALEAKLPTASLQLAKELFGILGMVDSSAGLRRALTDPSRSGDEKSALVRQLVGGKVSADAAEIAAGLASSRWASARDIGDALETLAATVVISVAENKSAVSASGITGLEELENDLFSFNQAVASNHEVQRALSEPQASSAAKAALAERLVPGVSEEAKVLITQAVSQPRGIKPTRLVERFAELAAKRQQRWIATVSVTRPLSQTQQSRLQAGLNALYGRELKVNVNVDPSLIGGIRVQVGDEVLDASVLSRLGELQRQLTG, encoded by the coding sequence ATGGCAGGCGTATCGAGCGAATCGCTGGCAACAGCCCTTGGCGCTTTGGAAGCGAAGCTTCCCACGGCGTCGCTGCAGCTGGCAAAGGAACTCTTCGGAATTCTGGGAATGGTGGACAGCTCGGCTGGCTTGCGCCGTGCCCTGACTGACCCCTCCCGCAGCGGTGACGAAAAGTCGGCGCTGGTGAGGCAGCTGGTTGGCGGAAAAGTCTCCGCTGATGCTGCTGAGATCGCGGCCGGTCTGGCCAGCTCACGCTGGGCATCGGCGCGTGACATCGGCGATGCACTCGAGACTCTTGCCGCAACGGTGGTCATTTCCGTTGCTGAAAACAAGTCGGCCGTTTCTGCCTCCGGAATCACTGGCCTGGAGGAGCTGGAAAACGACCTGTTTTCCTTCAACCAGGCTGTTGCCTCCAACCACGAGGTACAACGTGCTCTGTCCGAACCGCAGGCAAGCTCCGCCGCGAAGGCTGCCCTTGCAGAGAGGCTGGTGCCCGGCGTCAGTGAGGAAGCAAAAGTCCTCATTACGCAGGCAGTCAGCCAGCCACGCGGAATCAAGCCCACCAGGCTTGTGGAGCGGTTCGCCGAACTGGCGGCCAAGCGGCAGCAGCGCTGGATTGCAACGGTCAGCGTAACCCGGCCCTTGTCGCAGACGCAGCAGTCACGCCTCCAGGCGGGCCTGAATGCCCTGTACGGGCGGGAACTGAAGGTCAACGTCAACGTTGACCCGTCGCTCATTGGCGGAATCCGCGTCCAGGTGGGAGACGAAGTGCTCGACGCTTCCGTCCTTTCCCGGCTGGGCGAACTGCAACGCCAGCTGACCGGCTAG
- a CDS encoding F0F1 ATP synthase subunit B yields the protein MHQLIISAAAEGDVNPLVPNGWEMLVVFVGFAILFFIVVKFVVPMFEKTFAERAEAIEGGIAKAEKAQAEASAALEEYKQQLTDARTEANRIREEARAEGAQILADLKEKAAAESARITAQAHAQIESERQAAVVSLRSEVGTLATTLAGRIVGESLDDDARAARVVDRFLADLESQNAGAAK from the coding sequence ATGCATCAGCTGATCATCTCAGCCGCCGCTGAAGGCGACGTCAACCCCCTTGTTCCCAATGGCTGGGAAATGCTGGTTGTCTTCGTGGGCTTTGCCATCCTCTTCTTCATCGTGGTCAAGTTTGTTGTCCCGATGTTCGAGAAGACCTTCGCAGAGCGTGCCGAGGCCATCGAAGGCGGCATCGCCAAGGCTGAAAAGGCCCAGGCTGAGGCGTCTGCTGCACTCGAAGAGTACAAGCAGCAGCTGACCGACGCCCGCACCGAAGCCAACCGCATCCGTGAGGAAGCCCGCGCCGAAGGTGCCCAGATCCTCGCGGATCTCAAGGAGAAGGCGGCAGCAGAGTCTGCCCGCATCACCGCGCAGGCCCACGCACAGATCGAGTCCGAGCGCCAGGCGGCCGTTGTGTCCCTGCGCTCTGAGGTAGGCACCCTGGCCACCACCCTTGCCGGCCGCATCGTGGGCGAGTCCCTCGACGACGACGCACGCGCAGCACGGGTAGTGGACCGCTTCCTGGCAGATCTGGAGTCCCAGAACGCAGGTGCAGCTAAGTAA
- the atpE gene encoding ATP synthase F0 subunit C, which produces MEGSINGSLNLIGYGLSAIGGGIGVGLVFAAYINGVARQPEAQRVLQPIAFLGLALTEALAILGLVFAFVLK; this is translated from the coding sequence ATGGAAGGCTCCATCAACGGCTCCCTCAACCTCATCGGCTATGGCCTCTCGGCTATCGGCGGTGGTATCGGTGTGGGTCTCGTGTTCGCTGCCTACATCAACGGCGTTGCACGCCAGCCGGAAGCCCAGCGCGTCCTGCAGCCGATCGCATTCCTTGGCCTGGCCCTGACCGAAGCACTCGCCATCCTGGGCCTGGTCTTCGCTTTCGTTCTCAAGTAA